From the genome of Anopheles funestus chromosome 2RL, idAnoFuneDA-416_04, whole genome shotgun sequence:
ccattttttgctttgaacTTGTCTGGAGCTTGCTGGTTATAAGTTGAAGAACTTCCACCATCGCCTTCAGCATCAAACAGAACCTTCTTACCAGCGAAAGGTTTAATTCCATTTTGAGCTTGTTTTGCTGCCCACGATGGATGAAGATCACCATTTTTAGCTTTGAACTTGTCTGGAGCTTGCTGGTTATAAGTTGAAGAGCTTCCACCATCGCCTTCAGCATCAAACAGAACTTTCTTGCCAGCAAAAGGTTTAATTCCTTTttgagtttgttttgctgcccaCGATGGATTAAGATCTCCATTTTGAGTTTTAAACTTTCCTGTAGCTTGCTGGTTATAAGTTGTAGAGCTTCCACCATCGCCTTCAGCATCAAACAGAACTTTCTTTCCAGCGAAAGGTTTAATTCCTTTTTGAGCTTGTTTTGCTGCCCACGATGGATGAAGATCTccattttttgtattgaaCTTGTCCGGAGCTTGCTGGGTATAAGTTGAAGAGCTTCCACCATCGCCTTCAGCGTCAAACAGAACTTTCTTGCCAGCAAAAGGTTTAATTCCTTTTTGAGCTTGTTTTGCTGCCCACGATGGATGAAGATCATCATTTTTTGCTTTGAGCTTGTTTGCAGCTTGCTGGTTATAAGTTGAAGAGCTTCCACCATCGCCTTCAGCGTCAAACAGAACTTTCTTGCCAGCAAAAGGTTTAATTCCTTTTTGAGCTTGTTTTGCTGCCCACGATGGATGAAGATCGccattttttgtattgaaCTTGTCCGGAGCTTGCTGGGTATAAGTTGAAGAGCTTCCACCATCGCCTTCAGCGTCAAACAGAACTTTCTTGCCAGCAAAAGGTTTAATTCCTTTTTGAGCTTGTTTTGCTGCCCACGATGGATGAAGATCATCATTTTTTGCTTTGAGCTTGTTTGCAGCTTGCTGGTTATAAGTTGAAGAGCTTCCACCATCGCCTTCAGCGTCAAACAGAACTTTCTTTCCAGCGAAAGGTTTAATTCCTTTTTGAGCTTGTTTTGCTGCCCACGATGGATGAAGATCTCCATTTTGAGTTTTAAACTTTCCTGTAGCTTGCTGGTTATAAGTTGTAGAGCTTCCACCATCGCCTTCAGCATCAAACAGAACTTTCTTTCCAGCGAAAGGTTTAATTCCTTTTTGAGCTTGTTTTGCTGCCCACGATGGATGAAGATCTCCATTTTGAGTTTTAAACTTTCCTGTAGCTTGCTGGTTATAAGTTGTAGAGCTTCCACCATCGCCTTCAGCGTCAAACAAAACTCTCTTGCCAGCGAAAGGTTTAATTCCTTTTTGAGCTTGTTTGGCTGCCCACGATGGATGCAAATCCTGCTCATTTATGAACGATGAACCGAACATATGCGGTTCCTCGTAGCGAGTGGATTTGCTTTTCATGACATGATTTACACTCACTTTGCTTGCCTCAGGCTGGTTCCAATCTGTATCATATGctgcaaagaaaaatattgtttgaaaCTGTACATCATTTCATGTTTACTACCTTATTAGTACCTTCGGTATCACCAGCATTTGTCGTGTGTTGCTCTCTTCGTCGTTTTCTATTGTTTAATTTCCAGCtttcttcatatttttccACATCGTCATCTGCCTGTGGTTTGAACTTTGGAGCTACCGCCACATACTGTTCACCCGAGTCCGTAATGAAGAAACTATCAGTTATCATCTGATATCCATCTttatcatcttcttcttcggGGGTTTTATAATTagctagcttttttttgttggtttgttttttgttttttagagACGACTGATTAGGGTTGTTGAATTCCGGATTGCCTAACCGTGTTGCGCAATGATCGAGAGGTCCTTCATTGCTAGAATAATGCTCATCTTCACTCACGGACATGTTCAGCTCGCTTCGTTGGTCTAGTTCCTCTTCACCATCTGATTCTAAGGATTCGTCACTTCCCATATCCAATTCTTCAAAATCCACGTCGGACTCAGACACGTCACATACTAatgtcgtttgttttttcttatcatCCGTTCCCTGTAACAAATCCTCTTCAatacttttcgttttttgttttttgttggctaTATGTTTGAGCCGTTTTTGCTTTGGTAGCTTTTTCTTGATTATCTGCACTTGCTTAATTCGTTTCTTATTTACAGATGATttgatcttttgtttttgttgaactGCATCAAGAAACATCGAATGTGCACCTGCGCCGAACTGACTTTCGATGGATTTTAGGTAACGATTTAATTTTGCGTCTTGCATAAATCGCGCTATAGTGCGGTGCGCTAATGGTGCTGGTATGCCATGCTTCACAGGTTGATATCGCAGCACTTCTTCAAGCAGCTCGGAAGAAGGAATCGATTTTATATGATTCACCATGGCCTCGAATGTTTCTGCTCTTCTTTTCGCCCGGAGGTTGGAACTATTCCTGGTTACTTTAGCGGCCCATTCTTTCTTGTCACGTATAACGTCACGGATGATTTTAGCACGCGTTGCTTTAACAAGCGAATGCAGCGTGTTTATCTGTAGCAGTACAAAACATGCATCAATTTTTCGTATGCGAAATAGGAAAATGAAGGCAATCATACCTGTTTTATAAGATCCcctttttccatatttttgagCAATCGGCACCGGAAGATTTTCACTAAAACGTGTACCAGCACAACTGTCACTTTTGTTTACGCTTTTTGAACATGTGTGTTTGACAGTTAGAAAGGCATCTGCACACTGAACCCTTCTATGGTATTTGGACTGTTATTCTAAATTAACGTTAGATATTAATTTTCGTAAATAACACCTAATCTCGGTagagtttattaaaattaattgaaaaagcTGATAGCTGTTTATTTCAGTATTACTGTTAACACTGTATGTTATTGTGAAAActatggaaagaaaaatttaaaacaactaGCAAGTGTGCAAACGGCCTAATGGCGATCAGGCGATCAGTATGATGAAATCGATTTGAATGATCAAGTAATTCTTTATTGAATttcttttataatttgttaaacATGATTGTGAGGATAAATGCAAATTTCGTTAGTATTAACACGACTTATAAACTAATCAAATCTTCAACTCCTGCTAATGACCCAAGGGAAGACAGGTGGGGTTATTTAAATATTCGCCGGTATCCTGCAGTACACCATCCGGAGCACAACGGAAAGGATCATCGGTCAGTTCGAGCCACTTCTGCAAACGGCCGCTCAATTCTTCGAACGTGCCCTTCATGCTGCTTTTCCCGAAAAGGTTTCTCGATTCGGTTGGATCCATCTTCAGATCGTATAATTCCCATTCTGGCCGAGTATAGTACGTATGGAGCGTTTTGTACCACGGAACGGGTTGCTTCGTAAGTGTACGATTGAGTATATCCTGGAATGTGGGCGAAACGTAGAAATCCTGATCGATCGGGAAGGGCAACTGATAGTTAAGATTGTGAATCAGCTTGTAGCGTTTTGTCCGTATAGCTCGCATCGGATAGGTCATCGTGATTTCGTGGAAACTCTGGCTTGCAAACACAGCATCATCCAGCTGGTTCGATGGCTCGTGAAATAATAGTGGCAACAAACTGCGGCCAGTCAGCAGGTTCGGTTGCGGATGGGTAAGGTTAAACCATTCGAGTATTGTCGGTACAAGATCGAGATGGCTTGTCATCGAATATGTCACTTCGTTTCGGCGAGCTGCCTTGTTGGGTGATCGTAAAAACATCGGTTCCGCCATTCCCGGATCGTACAGATTGGTTCTGGCTGCTGGCAATGGTGGTCCATTGTCCGAGGTATACACAACCAGCGTACTATCCTCCAGTCCTGCATCACGTAACTCTTTGAGGACAAGACCGACACCTTGATCGAGCCGTGAAATGGTTGTGTACTGTGCTGCTAGATCGTATCGTGCCGGTTGCGTGTCCGGCACGTAGTACGGAAGATCGATCTCATCCCACACGTAATAAATTGGGTGCCAGTCCGGGATCAAGCCCATTCCTTCTTCTCCCGAGCCCCACCGCTCGCAGAAACTTCCATACTGCGGAGTTATACGACCGCATCGATGCGGATCGTGGAAAGACACCATCAAAAAGAACGATTCATTGCTGTTGGACGTGCTTTGCTGTAAAAATTCTCTTACAAACAGTTTGATCTGAGTAATGTTCCTTCCAACCTGATTGATCGGATACTCCTCTTCGGTGCGCTCGTAATCGAACCGGTACGCTTCATTCGGTCCAACATGTTTCTTACCGATCAAACCCGTTCTTATGCCGGCCTTACCGAGAATCGATGAAATGCTGCGAACTTTCGGTAACGAATTGAAATTGTGCACACCGTTGTGTAATCCGTACTGTCCATTTTGGTGCTCCGGCATGCCCGTTAGTATTGCGGCACGAGACGGTGAACAACTGCTCACTGAAGCATAAGCATTGTTGAAAATCAAACTTTCCTTTGCCAGCGCGTCCAGGAAGGGTGTC
Proteins encoded in this window:
- the LOC125763664 gene encoding uncharacterized protein LOC125763664 isoform X2 — encoded protein: MEKGDLIKQINTLHSLVKATRAKIIRDVIRDKKEWAAKVTRNSSNLRAKRRAETFEAMVNHIKSIPSSELLEEVLRYQPVKHGIPAPLAHRTIARFMQDAKLNRYLKSIESQFGAGAHSMFLDAVQQKQKIKSSVNKKRIKQVQIIKKKLPKQKRLKHIANKKQKTKSIEEDLLQGTDDKKKQTTLVCDVSESDVDFEELDMGSDESLESDGEEELDQRSELNMSVSEDEHYSSNEGPLDHCATRLGNPEFNNPNQSSLKNKKQTNKKKLANYKTPEEEDDKDGYQMITDSFFITDSGEQYVAVAPKFKPQADDDVEKYEESWKLNNRKRRREQHTTNAGDTEAYDTDWNQPEASKVSVNHVMKSKSTRYEEPHMFGSSFINEQDLHPSWAAKQAQKGIKPFAGKRVLFDAEGDGGSSTTYNQQATGKFKTQNGDLHPSWAAKQAQKGIKPFAGKKVLFDAEGDGGSSTTYNQQATGKFKTQNGDLHPSWAAKQAQKGIKPFAGKKVLFDAEGDGGSSSTYNQQAANKLKAKNDDLHPSWAAKQAQKGIKPFAGKKVLFDAEGDGGSSSTYTQQAPDKFNTKNGDLHPSWAAKQAQKGIKPFAGKKVLFDAEGDGGSSSTYNQQAANKLKAKNDDLHPSWAAKQAQKGIKPFAGKKVLFDAEGDGGSSSTYNQQAPDKFKAKNGDLHPSWAAKQAQKGIKPFAGKKVMFDAEGDGGNSSTYNQQAPDKFKAKNGDLHPSWAAKQAQQGIKPFAGKKVLFDAEGDGGSSSTQAANKFKAKNGDLHPSWAAKQAQKGIKPFAGKKVLFDAEGDGGNSSTYNQQAPDKFKAKHSDLHPSWAAKQTQKEIKPFAGKKVLFGAEGDGGNSSTYTQQARAKFNTKNGELHPSWAAKQAQQGIKPFTGKKVLFDAEGDGGSSSTQAPDKFKAKNSDLHPSWAAKQTQKEIKPFAGKKVLFDTEGDGGSSSTYTQQATGKFKTQNGDLHPSWAAKQAQKGIKPFAGKKVLFDAEGDGGSSSNQAPNKFKAKNGDLHPSWTAKQAQKGLKSFTGKKTVFNDGDGN
- the LOC125763664 gene encoding uncharacterized protein LOC125763664 isoform X1, giving the protein MEKGDLIKQINTLHSLVKATRAKIIRDVIRDKKEWAAKVTRNSSNLRAKRRAETFEAMVNHIKSIPSSELLEEVLRYQPVKHGIPAPLAHRTIARFMQDAKLNRYLKSIESQFGAGAHSMFLDAVQQKQKIKSSVNKKRIKQVQIIKKKLPKQKRLKHIANKKQKTKSIEEDLLQGTDDKKKQTTLVCDVSESDVDFEELDMGSDESLESDGEEELDQRSELNMSVSEDEHYSSNEGPLDHCATRLGNPEFNNPNQSSLKNKKQTNKKKLANYKTPEEEDDKDGYQMITDSFFITDSGEQYVAVAPKFKPQADDDVEKYEESWKLNNRKRRREQHTTNAGDTEAYDTDWNQPEASKVSVNHVMKSKSTRYEEPHMFGSSFINEQDLHPSWAAKQAQKGIKPFAGKRVLFDAEGDGGSSTTYNQQATGKFKTQNGDLHPSWAAKQAQKGIKPFAGKKVLFDAEGDGGSSTTYNQQATGKFKTQNGDLHPSWAAKQAQKGIKPFAGKKVLFDAEGDGGSSSTYNQQAANKLKAKNDDLHPSWAAKQAQKGIKPFAGKKVLFDAEGDGGSSSTYTQQAPDKFNTKNGDLHPSWAAKQAQKGIKPFAGKKVLFDAEGDGGSSSTYNQQAANKLKAKNDDLHPSWAAKQAQKGIKPFAGKKVLFDAEGDGGSSSTYTQQAPDKFNTKNGDLHPSWAAKQAQKGIKPFAGKKVLFDAEGDGGSSSTYNQQAPDKFKAKNGDLHPSWAAKQAQKGIKPFAGKKVMFDAEGDGGNSSTYNQQAPDKFKAKNGDLHPSWAAKQAQQGIKPFAGKKVLFDAEGDGGSSSTQAANKFKAKNGDLHPSWAAKQAQKGIKPFAGKKVLFDAEGDGGNSSTYNQQAPDKFKAKHSDLHPSWAAKQTQKEIKPFAGKKVLFGAEGDGGNSSTYTQQARAKFNTKNGELHPSWAAKQAQQGIKPFTGKKVLFDAEGDGGSSSTQAPDKFKAKNSDLHPSWAAKQTQKEIKPFAGKKVLFDTEGDGGSSSTYTQQATGKFKTQNGDLHPSWAAKQAQKGIKPFAGKKVLFDAEGDGGSSSNQAPNKFKAKNGDLHPSWTAKQAQKGLKSFTGKKTVFNDGDGN
- the LOC125763664 gene encoding uncharacterized protein LOC125763664 isoform X6 — translated: MEKGDLIKQINTLHSLVKATRAKIIRDVIRDKKEWAAKVTRNSSNLRAKRRAETFEAMVNHIKSIPSSELLEEVLRYQPVKHGIPAPLAHRTIARFMQDAKLNRYLKSIESQFGAGAHSMFLDAVQQKQKIKSSVNKKRIKQVQIIKKKLPKQKRLKHIANKKQKTKSIEEDLLQGTDDKKKQTTLVCDVSESDVDFEELDMGSDESLESDGEEELDQRSELNMSVSEDEHYSSNEGPLDHCATRLGNPEFNNPNQSSLKNKKQTNKKKLANYKTPEEEDDKDGYQMITDSFFITDSGEQYVAVAPKFKPQADDDVEKYEESWKLNNRKRRREQHTTNAGDTEAYDTDWNQPEASKVSVNHVMKSKSTRYEEPHMFGSSFINEQDLHPSWAAKQAQKGIKPFAGKRVLFDAEGDGGSSTTYNQQATGKFKTQNGDLHPSWAAKQAQKGIKPFAGKKVLFDAEGDGGSSSTYNQQAPDKFKAKNGDLHPSWAAKQAQKGIKPFAGKKVMFDAEGDGGNSSTYNQQAPDKFKAKNGDLHPSWAAKQAQQGIKPFAGKKVLFDAEGDGGSSSTQAANKFKAKNGDLHPSWAAKQAQKGIKPFAGKKVLFDAEGDGGNSSTYNQQAPDKFKAKHSDLHPSWAAKQTQKEIKPFAGKKVLFGAEGDGGNSSTYTQQARAKFNTKNGELHPSWAAKQAQQGIKPFTGKKVLFDAEGDGGSSSTQAPDKFKAKNSDLHPSWAAKQTQKEIKPFAGKKVLFDTEGDGGSSSTYTQQATGKFKTQNGDLHPSWAAKQAQKGIKPFAGKKVLFDAEGDGGSSSNQAPNKFKAKNGDLHPSWTAKQAQKGLKSFTGKKTVFNDGDGN
- the LOC125763664 gene encoding uncharacterized protein LOC125763664 isoform X5, with the translated sequence MEKGDLIKQINTLHSLVKATRAKIIRDVIRDKKEWAAKVTRNSSNLRAKRRAETFEAMVNHIKSIPSSELLEEVLRYQPVKHGIPAPLAHRTIARFMQDAKLNRYLKSIESQFGAGAHSMFLDAVQQKQKIKSSVNKKRIKQVQIIKKKLPKQKRLKHIANKKQKTKSIEEDLLQGTDDKKKQTTLVCDVSESDVDFEELDMGSDESLESDGEEELDQRSELNMSVSEDEHYSSNEGPLDHCATRLGNPEFNNPNQSSLKNKKQTNKKKLANYKTPEEEDDKDGYQMITDSFFITDSGEQYVAVAPKFKPQADDDVEKYEESWKLNNRKRRREQHTTNAGDTEAYDTDWNQPEASKVSVNHVMKSKSTRYEEPHMFGSSFINEQDLHPSWAAKQAQKGIKPFAGKRVLFDAEGDGGSSTTYNQQATGKFKTQNGDLHPSWAAKQAQKGIKPFAGKKVLFDAEGDGGSSTTYNQQATGKFKTQNGDLHPSWAAKQAQKGIKPFAGKKVLFDAEGDGGSSSTYNQQAPDKFKAKNGDLHPSWAAKQAQKGIKPFAGKKVMFDAEGDGGNSSTYNQQAPDKFKAKNGDLHPSWAAKQAQQGIKPFAGKKVLFDAEGDGGSSSTQAANKFKAKNGDLHPSWAAKQAQKGIKPFAGKKVLFDAEGDGGNSSTYNQQAPDKFKAKHSDLHPSWAAKQTQKEIKPFAGKKVLFGAEGDGGNSSTYTQQARAKFNTKNGELHPSWAAKQAQQGIKPFTGKKVLFDAEGDGGSSSTQAPDKFKAKNSDLHPSWAAKQTQKEIKPFAGKKVLFDTEGDGGSSSTYTQQATGKFKTQNGDLHPSWAAKQAQKGIKPFAGKKVLFDAEGDGGSSSNQAPNKFKAKNGDLHPSWTAKQAQKGLKSFTGKKTVFNDGDGN
- the LOC125763664 gene encoding uncharacterized protein LOC125763664 isoform X4, with product MEKGDLIKQINTLHSLVKATRAKIIRDVIRDKKEWAAKVTRNSSNLRAKRRAETFEAMVNHIKSIPSSELLEEVLRYQPVKHGIPAPLAHRTIARFMQDAKLNRYLKSIESQFGAGAHSMFLDAVQQKQKIKSSVNKKRIKQVQIIKKKLPKQKRLKHIANKKQKTKSIEEDLLQGTDDKKKQTTLVCDVSESDVDFEELDMGSDESLESDGEEELDQRSELNMSVSEDEHYSSNEGPLDHCATRLGNPEFNNPNQSSLKNKKQTNKKKLANYKTPEEEDDKDGYQMITDSFFITDSGEQYVAVAPKFKPQADDDVEKYEESWKLNNRKRRREQHTTNAGDTEAYDTDWNQPEASKVSVNHVMKSKSTRYEEPHMFGSSFINEQDLHPSWAAKQAQKGIKPFAGKRVLFDAEGDGGSSTTYNQQATGKFKTQNGDLHPSWAAKQAQKGIKPFAGKKVLFDAEGDGGSSTTYNQQATGKFKTQNGDLHPSWAAKQAQKGIKPFAGKKVLFDAEGDGGSSSTYNQQAANKLKAKNDDLHPSWAAKQAQKGIKPFAGKKVLFDAEGDGGSSSTYNQQAPDKFKAKNGDLHPSWAAKQAQKGIKPFAGKKVMFDAEGDGGNSSTYNQQAPDKFKAKNGDLHPSWAAKQAQQGIKPFAGKKVLFDAEGDGGSSSTQAANKFKAKNGDLHPSWAAKQAQKGIKPFAGKKVLFDAEGDGGNSSTYNQQAPDKFKAKHSDLHPSWAAKQTQKEIKPFAGKKVLFGAEGDGGNSSTYTQQARAKFNTKNGELHPSWAAKQAQQGIKPFTGKKVLFDAEGDGGSSSTQAPDKFKAKNSDLHPSWAAKQTQKEIKPFAGKKVLFDTEGDGGSSSTYTQQATGKFKTQNGDLHPSWAAKQAQKGIKPFAGKKVLFDAEGDGGSSSNQAPNKFKAKNGDLHPSWTAKQAQKGLKSFTGKKTVFNDGDGN
- the LOC125763664 gene encoding uncharacterized protein LOC125763664 isoform X3, with translation MEKGDLIKQINTLHSLVKATRAKIIRDVIRDKKEWAAKVTRNSSNLRAKRRAETFEAMVNHIKSIPSSELLEEVLRYQPVKHGIPAPLAHRTIARFMQDAKLNRYLKSIESQFGAGAHSMFLDAVQQKQKIKSSVNKKRIKQVQIIKKKLPKQKRLKHIANKKQKTKSIEEDLLQGTDDKKKQTTLVCDVSESDVDFEELDMGSDESLESDGEEELDQRSELNMSVSEDEHYSSNEGPLDHCATRLGNPEFNNPNQSSLKNKKQTNKKKLANYKTPEEEDDKDGYQMITDSFFITDSGEQYVAVAPKFKPQADDDVEKYEESWKLNNRKRRREQHTTNAGDTEAYDTDWNQPEASKVSVNHVMKSKSTRYEEPHMFGSSFINEQDLHPSWAAKQAQKGIKPFAGKRVLFDAEGDGGSSTTYNQQATGKFKTQNGDLHPSWAAKQAQKGIKPFAGKKVLFDAEGDGGSSTTYNQQATGKFKTQNGDLHPSWAAKQAQKGIKPFAGKKVLFDAEGDGGSSSTYNQQAANKLKAKNDDLHPSWAAKQAQKGIKPFAGKKVLFDAEGDGGSSSTYTQQAPDKFNTKNGDLHPSWAAKQAQKGIKPFAGKKVLFDAEGDGGSSSTYNQQAPDKFKAKNGDLHPSWAAKQAQKGIKPFAGKKVMFDAEGDGGNSSTYNQQAPDKFKAKNGDLHPSWAAKQAQQGIKPFAGKKVLFDAEGDGGSSSTQAANKFKAKNGDLHPSWAAKQAQKGIKPFAGKKVLFDAEGDGGNSSTYNQQAPDKFKAKHSDLHPSWAAKQTQKEIKPFAGKKVLFGAEGDGGNSSTYTQQARAKFNTKNGELHPSWAAKQAQQGIKPFTGKKVLFDAEGDGGSSSTQAPDKFKAKNSDLHPSWAAKQTQKEIKPFAGKKVLFDTEGDGGSSSTYTQQATGKFKTQNGDLHPSWAAKQAQKGIKPFAGKKVLFDAEGDGGSSSNQAPNKFKAKNGDLHPSWTAKQAQKGLKSFTGKKTVFNDGDGN
- the LOC125763664 gene encoding uncharacterized protein LOC125763664 isoform X8; translation: MEKGDLIKQINTLHSLVKATRAKIIRDVIRDKKEWAAKVTRNSSNLRAKRRAETFEAMVNHIKSIPSSELLEEVLRYQPVKHGIPAPLAHRTIARFMQDAKLNRYLKSIESQFGAGAHSMFLDAVQQKQKIKSSVNKKRIKQVQIIKKKLPKQKRLKHIANKKQKTKSIEEDLLQGTDDKKKQTTLVCDVSESDVDFEELDMGSDESLESDGEEELDQRSELNMSVSEDEHYSSNEGPLDHCATRLGNPEFNNPNQSSLKNKKQTNKKKLANYKTPEEEDDKDGYQMITDSFFITDSGEQYVAVAPKFKPQADDDVEKYEESWKLNNRKRRREQHTTNAGDTEAYDTDWNQPEASKVSVNHVMKSKSTRYEEPHMFGSSFINEQDLHPSWAAKQAQKGIKPFAGKRVLFDAEGDGGSSTTYNQQATGKFKTQNGDLHPSWAAKQAQKGIKPFAGKKVLFDAEGDGGSSTTYNQQATGKFKTQNGDLHPSWAAKQAQKGIKPFAGKKVLFDAEGDGGSSSNQAPNKFKAKNGDLHPSWTAKQAQKGLKSFTGKKTVFNDGDGN
- the LOC125763664 gene encoding uncharacterized protein LOC125763664 isoform X7 yields the protein MEKGDLIKQINTLHSLVKATRAKIIRDVIRDKKEWAAKVTRNSSNLRAKRRAETFEAMVNHIKSIPSSELLEEVLRYQPVKHGIPAPLAHRTIARFMQDAKLNRYLKSIESQFGAGAHSMFLDAVQQKQKIKSSVNKKRIKQVQIIKKKLPKQKRLKHIANKKQKTKSIEEDLLQGTDDKKKQTTLVCDVSESDVDFEELDMGSDESLESDGEEELDQRSELNMSVSEDEHYSSNEGPLDHCATRLGNPEFNNPNQSSLKNKKQTNKKKLANYKTPEEEDDKDGYQMITDSFFITDSGEQYVAVAPKFKPQADDDVEKYEESWKLNNRKRRREQHTTNAGDTEAYDTDWNQPEASKVSVNHVMKSKSTRYEEPHMFGSSFINEQDLHPSWAAKQAQKGIKPFAGKRVLFDAEGDGGSSTTYNQQATGKFKTQNGDLHPSWAAKQAQKGIKPFAGKKVLFDAEGDGGNSSTYTQQARAKFNTKNGELHPSWAAKQAQQGIKPFTGKKVLFDAEGDGGSSSTQAPDKFKAKNSDLHPSWAAKQTQKEIKPFAGKKVLFDTEGDGGSSSTYTQQATGKFKTQNGDLHPSWAAKQAQKGIKPFAGKKVLFDAEGDGGSSSNQAPNKFKAKNGDLHPSWTAKQAQKGLKSFTGKKTVFNDGDGN
- the LOC125763664 gene encoding uncharacterized protein LOC125763664 isoform X9 produces the protein MEKGDLIKQINTLHSLVKATRAKIIRDVIRDKKEWAAKVTRNSSNLRAKRRAETFEAMVNHIKSIPSSELLEEVLRYQPVKHGIPAPLAHRTIARFMQDAKLNRYLKSIESQFGAGAHSMFLDAVQQKQKIKSSVNKKRIKQVQIIKKKLPKQKRLKHIANKKQKTKSIEEDLLQGTDDKKKQTTLVCDVSESDVDFEELDMGSDESLESDGEEELDQRSELNMSVSEDEHYSSNEGPLDHCATRLGNPEFNNPNQSSLKNKKQTNKKKLANYKTPEEEDDKDGYQMITDSFFITDSGEQYVAVAPKFKPQADDDVEKYEESWKLNNRKRRREQHTTNAGDTEAYDTDWNQPEASKVSVNHVMKSKSTRYEEPHMFGSSFINEQDLHPSWAAKQAQKGIKPFAGKRVLFDAEGDGGSSTTYNQQATGKFKTQNGDLHPSWAAKQAQKGIKPFAGKKVLFDAEGDGGSSSNQAPNKFKAKNGDLHPSWTAKQAQKGLKSFTGKKTVFNDGDGN
- the LOC125763666 gene encoding N-sulphoglucosamine sulphohydrolase, which encodes MSWRTELLLSLILLSTVQLEAKNVLLLLADDGGFEMGAYRNRIVQTPFLDALAKESLIFNNAYASVSSCSPSRAAILTGMPEHQNGQYGLHNGVHNFNSLPKVRSISSILGKAGIRTGLIGKKHVGPNEAYRFDYERTEEEYPINQVGRNITQIKLFVREFLQQSTSNSNESFFLMVSFHDPHRCGRITPQYGSFCERWGSGEEGMGLIPDWHPIYYVWDEIDLPYYVPDTQPARYDLAAQYTTISRLDQGVGLVLKELRDAGLEDSTLVVYTSDNGPPLPAARTNLYDPGMAEPMFLRSPNKAARRNEVTYSMTSHLDLVPTILEWFNLTHPQPNLLTGRSLLPLLFHEPSNQLDDAVFASQSFHEITMTYPMRAIRTKRYKLIHNLNYQLPFPIDQDFYVSPTFQDILNRTLTKQPVPWYKTLHTYYTRPEWELYDLKMDPTESRNLFGKSSMKGTFEELSGRLQKWLELTDDPFRCAPDGVLQDTGEYLNNPTCLPLGH